A region of the Sander vitreus isolate 19-12246 chromosome 1, sanVit1, whole genome shotgun sequence genome:
GCAGGGGGGGGTTTCCACTTCAAATGAAATAAACCAGGACAATGAAACCAACTGTTATCATCTGTGCCAGTACTCATAACCTAAGTATACTAGCTAACTAGAGTTGCATGTGAAGCAAGTCTGCCACCTGCATTTGTCAGGTTCGCAAACACTGCTATCAGTTTGTGTATCTGTAgggttgtgttttgttttattgtcagtcTTTCGAGTGTCTCTCCAactaagggggggggggtcttatCGTTCTCACCTCCGTGGTGGCGGGTAGAGGGAGGGGGTTGCTGCTTGTTGGCTGGCAACAATAGCTGATGAGGAGAGACCTATGGTGAGTTGTAAAATGTATGGCTATCAGTGATATTTCCTATTTAGGTTCTGAATTTAGATTGCTGATTGGTCATCTGCCAAAATGTAACAGTCTGCATCTACTTACAGTAAATATTCTGAATTGtgggccttttttttaaaatttaggTAACAGGCATTAATATACTTTGCATGTATAGTACCTTCTTAAGTATGTAAATAACATTTAGTGCGGTGAATCTATTATCAAACAGCGAGATAGAACGACTGACTGACCTGTGGCGTAGGACAGGTCGTATTGCCCTGAGAGCAGGGGGTATCCCAGGTGGTGGTGCGAGGGCATGATGCGCTGGGAGGGTGAGGAGCGTGGTCGGTccatgtctctttctctttccctctccctttccCGATCTCTGTCTCCACCAGCTCCTCTGTCCTGCTCCCTTTCCCTCTCATGAGGTGGCTTGTCACCCACTGTGGGGGATTTGCTCTTGTATTGGCTGGCGTGCTGATGCAGGATATCCAGGGCTTTGGAGTCCGCTGCCGTTTTGGTGACAGTAGGGCTAGCGCGAGATTTGTCACCGCCTTCCTCGGCTCCGGCCATTTTATTGCCATATGGAGAAAACGGATAGCCTCCAGGAAGGTACGAACCTAAGAGTGATGAAGAATATTGATGGTTCAAAATTGGGTTtatgtggaataaaaaaatgtgacaattGATGATTGACTACTCTTCATTAATGCTTACATCAATCAAGCTGAATAGTCAACACAATTGATTTCTGGTCACCAACCAGTCCATTTTGACTTCTGGACAAAATGTCACAGCATCTACTAAATGAAGTTGTATCCAGGTACTGACAGTTTAACGGAACAGTACCCGCATATTTGCTCTACATGGGATCATTTCTGATCACACTGTAAATATTGCAATGTGGTTGACCACATTGAGCCCAATGGggtgtttttatttgatttacagAAGTTGGCTTAAGACCAgcatttttctctgtgtgagCTATCAATAGTATGGTTGCCTCTTCATCTGGTGGTGAATCACAAGCCATGGTGGTGTGATAAAAACATAAGCATTTATTTCTCTCACATTTAGTATACACATATTAGGGCTGTTGGAGCGAATTccgaaagtcgaatataattcgaatagtaaaaaaaaaatcaatactattcgaatgctgtaattactattcgaatgtgatttttttttttttataaataggttggttaacattagctaatcttcctcttctcatgtctgatgaacaataacttacgggagtgagaaacacaaggcattgtgagctaacgttatgtaccgagtaacgttagtacaggggggagtgacaggctgcggcagggaaatagttttaacatgactttaaaattgacatccaccgagccaaaatgcttgttatcaatagttagctagcttgttcttgtttcctaactgcgtcgtgagttatagtaacgttagcttagctgggagcttcatggagacagctaaagttaatgttagcggcgccctacagctgtcagagttaactttgacttcatatattaccttctaatagctgtattctcagtaatgtgacaatctgcaagaaacaggttgctaaTAAATCACTCAAATAGTACTggcagcaccgtttggcttagttatcgatgccgttagcatcgaggctaacacttttgttacttagtttatgacacatcgtttcggctgtgctttctaacatgatgtcattgtgctaaccgagaaACGCTAGCCATTACAACAGAGCTgcttcaatacacttgttagataatgtttcattagagttctctgttgatttgtgtttgatgCTGTGTGCTAGTGGTGGAAAATGATAGTAAACAGAGAGCGGTGTGCCAGGaatgcaatgcgccatgacgtagatccccttcaaggccaggctgatgttggaagtccctctagtggacagaacgtgtaacaacaaccatatgcttatagtggcagtgacaatgcataagcctgagtagtgtagtacatattaataacagacTATGCAATtcaaatggtattatagaggaagactgagAGCTCTAACACATATAATATATTCCCTGGGCTACATACTGTATCAGACCATTTCAGGAATTTGTGGATTTTCCCAACTCCTTCAGTATTTCTGCAACAAAACTTAAGAATGGAAGGATTTTCTAGTGTATGTTATGTATACTTTTCCTCTAATCATATTTAGAACCACACAGAACCAGAAAATCAGTCCTTGATTGATTTGATCTCTCTAACTAGATTACTCCCATGCTGCGTTTTGCCCCCATGCTCCATCAAACGATTACAATAATTTCTAGtgaaacaatacaatacaagctGCAAACTGAGTTTTTGTGCAGAAAGGTAGTCAGTTGTGAATGAAATTATCACAAACGCACTCTGAGATCCTACGGAGACTGGTACTGGTACAACAGACAATCTAAGGCTGTACTTACAAATCCTTAGAGCCATTgtgttttcaaaacaaatcattaAAGCCACATTGACTATGTTGCCTTCCCATCTAATTTAAAAGCCATAGTACACAGGTAGGGTCAACAGCTTAAAACACCATTCTAAATCAGTGCTGATTTTAGTCTGGCATGTGTTTGACCCAAAGAAACCACAGGAACTACTGATGACTTGTACCAAATTAATGATTAAACTCACTAGCCAAAAGAAGATTACAAACTGGCTGACTTTAGCTTACAAACGTCACCAAATCAAATGAATGATTAATATTTACACATATTTGGAGTTAATGAAATGTCATACCTGGGTAATTCGGCATCATGACTGCGGGCATGCCCCTGTATCCAGGGTGGTTGGGGTCATAGCCTTGTCCATAGGGGTAACCATGCATGTAGGGCATGTAGCCTTGGTGCTGTGCTAGTGGTGATGAGAACTGCATGTGTGGATTAGAACGAGAGTCTTTGCTCATGGCCCGGTGGTCCTCAGAAGTGATTCTGGGATCACTACCATCTTTGCCGTCCTCCTTGGGCCCACTTTGACTGTCCTTGGGCCTGGGCCTGTCATCCTTTAATTTACGATCCCGTTCCCGTTCTCTGTCCCTTTCATCTTTCCATCGAGGTGGTTGTTGCTGGTGTTCGTCTTCTGCTTGGGGTTTCTGGCTCTCGGGGTACTGCTGAACACGGGAGAGAAGGTCAGCACAAATCAGCATCTACATGTTGACAGAACTCTAAAACATTCTCACAATAGATTCACAAGCATACATTCTAACACTGTTGTTCTAGATTGGTGTTTACCTGTCTGTACCACATGGCCTGCTCCATCCCTGCTTGACCTCTGGACTCCAGTGCTTGCTTGGAGTCTTCCTTTCCATGGTGGCCCCCTTCAGTCAGCTTCATCTTTAGCCCCTCAGCTTGCTGGGACTTTGGGTCCTCCCCCTTTAGGCTTCCAAGTGATTTGGAGGAGGGCTCAGAGGGTGAGTCCCTGGATTTGCTTGGGGGCTGCGGCGTCTTTCCAAGGTCTGACTGACTTGGTGCTTTGGAGAGGCTTGGCGGCATCGGGCTCTTTTGTTTCCACTCCTCCTTCATGGAGGCTTCTCGTTCTTTTAGGGCTATGTCGGACTTCTTCTCAGCACGGTGCTGTTCAGCCATCTGTCGCTGCCGCTCCTCGTACTGTTGCCGGTAGGCTGGGTTGGTGTTCATTAAGTGGTTATGGTAGGCTTGATCGGGATGGTATGCATATGGGGGCACATAAGCATACTGGTTGTAGTAAAGAGGTTGCATGTACATGTTGGATCGCTGTTGGATAACTGagggttgctgctgctgttgttgttgttgctgctgttgttgttgttgttgctgctgctgttgctgctgctgctgctgctgttgttgctgctgctgctgctgctgttgctgctgctgctgctgctgctgctgctgctgctgctgctgctgctgctgctgctgctgctgctgctgctgctgctgctgctggccagGAGCAATGATGTCAGGTTTGCGGTCTTCATGAACCTCAACCTTGACTTTTTCCTCAACTTGGTCCTGGTCCTCTTCCCTTTTGATCTTAACCTGACCTTCAGCCACTGGCGTTCCTGGATTGGGCCCACCAGGACTGGGGTTTACGTAATTGGGCGAGTAATACGTCTCATAGCCAGGATAGTACGGGGAATCTTTGTTGGGTGTTGGGTTTGGAAAGAgtgcttttttgacactttccCTGATGCCTTGGTCCTCTGTCCTGACTTTCACGCCTTCTATTTTTCCTTCACCATCCTCACCAGCATCTGAAATGTCTGAATACGCTGGGCTATTGGTTTTGACTGAAGAGTTGTCCGCACCATTCTGGTTCACTACGTGAAGTGGCGTGAGAGGCTGTGGCATCCCACTGCCGTCTATCCGACTGGCTACACCAATGGATGGGCTAGGGGCATTGTCAGAAAAGCTGTAAATTTTGTCAGCCTCAGCCTTGATACTGGCCAAACGACTCTGATGAGGATCCGAGGAACCATTGAGGAGTCCTTCCCCCTTATTGCCTTGATCAGAAGGTTCAGAGTATGATCAGCTTTCCGTCCTCCTGTTTCCCTCCCTTTCCCGGAGGCTTGGGGCTGTCAGCCTCCTTCCCAccatcttttttcttcttgtctttctttttcttgtctttggaGCTACTTGAGGCAGAATCTCCGATGACAGGGGGTTTAGGCTGTGTGCCGCCCTTCATTTGGGGACTCTTGGGAATCCCTTGTATCATTGGGGTAAGCCCCGGGGAACAATTTGGGTTTCCAGGAGGAAAAGGGTACATCTGCTGGGACGCTGTCGAGCCAGGGCCAACGGACCGTGGTGACTTCATGTTTTTCTGGGGCATTTTATCAGCCTTTGTGCCAGCCTTTTTAGACTTGTCTGATCCTCTCTTATCATCTATGCCATCATTACTGGCCTCATCAGTAAGGCATGGCCCATCTTCACACCCGTCTGTCGGAGTACCTCCCACCTCTGGATCTGCCTcagcaattttctttttactctGCTTTGAACCAAACTTGCCAGGAGATGGTGAAGGACTTTGTGCATCAAAGTTCCTGCCTTTTGGAGTAACTGAACGTGCTGGAGACAAACATCCTTTCTGAGAGATAGAGGCTCCATTACAGTTCCCTGGTTCAGGGTGGAGAGTTGAGTCCTCTCCATATTCACTCTCTCCATCTATTTCCAACTTAATGTCATCATCATTGTGAGCGCGGGCTTGGTGGTACTTGAGACCATTGATGTGCTTGTACTTTTTGTTGCAGTTAGGGTGCGGGCAGTCAATGAGAACTGGAGAGGGGCAGCTGCGATCGAGGGGAGGTGGAAGTGGCTCAGTCTTAATAGAAGGAATAGGGAGACCTGTTGGTCCCACCCCTCCACTGTTGGAATTTGTACGCATACGTTTGTTGCCTTTGGTGTCCTCGGAGCTGGAATTGGGTTCCATGTCCGAGGCTGGTTTGGTCTTGCGTTTTCCAGCTGAGGAGGGACTGGCCTTGATATCCTCTGTGGTGTTGTTAGGCGGGGTACGGCGCTCTGATGGCGTCTGGCTGCCCCTTCTGCCCTTGCTGTTAGAGGCAGCACGcgtcttgttgttgttggtgccCTTGTTGTCTGAGGAGTTACTGTTCTCGGTGATAGGGGTGTTGCTATTCGGTCTCATTCGCTTGCCTCGACCACGGCCATTTCTCATCTCTAGATCGCTTGTAGGGGATTCACAAAACCTGCAGTAGTGgcaaaaatcatgtttaaaAATTAGTGATGGTTGATTTCAAAACAAGTTGTGTGTAAACTTGATCTTAATGCTACAAAGATAAAAGTaaaatttgtattttctttactCTACATCATCATTGGTGCACTAAACTGTTTAAAGTGTAATGGAGAGTACACTTATGTATTAAGATGTGACAAGTGATCTTTTATTAAATACACTTGTATCTGGAAGGTCCAGATGTGTATCACAGCTACTGTGTAAATAGCAGTTACCTATCATTATCTGCTCGATAAccacacaaaagaaaaacatttgattgtcgaggtaaaaagaagaaaaggtcCCTTTTTGGCAACTCTAATGCTCTTGAAATGCCTTCATAGCTAAGCGTTTGAAGACATTATTGCTGATACTTATGCTGCTGTCTGAATGCTACAACCACAGTCCAGCAGTACAAATATATTGCATTCTTCTCTGTGCTTAAAAACTGGATAAGAAAGCCACTGAATAGGTCTATAATGTTACATGTGACAACACtgacacatttgtttgtgtttgcataCCATACATTGCTGCTGCAGAAGTAAACCCTCCGAAACTATCAAGTCTAGGGTtgtgttttgattttgaaagGTTATGTTTGAAATGAAGTAATCATATTACAAGCCAAACCagttcagtatttttttttatgttgaaattaactgtttattgtgatattctaatatatactgtacaatgaggAATTCAAGTAGCCGTCAAAACACTAGTACAGCTGGACTGGAGTATGTGACAACTTCGCTGTCCACTGAATATGACGTGTAACCCCGGCCCATTTCCAACACCTGAGCTAATTGGTATGCATTGCTCCTGGGTTGTGACCCTGGTCTTATCTAAATTGTCATCAACAGGGATCAACCTGTGctgactggcttggtttgaattgaCAAAGAAGGGTTAAACACGGGTCAGATAAACCTGGTCCCCGACCCTGGTcattggtgtgaaagaggtGTAACCAAAGCCACATGACAACTCAAAAGCATGTATACATCATTTGAAAAGAAAGCAGTGAACATTCTAGCTGCTTTGTAATCAAAACATAGAGTCCATTTTAATTCTACGATAGTCATTCAAATACTTAAAATAGCAGTTTGGCTTTATCTCTCCATAACAgtaatgtaattatttttctgCACAGCACTGAAGGTTAGCAATCtgtgacaaagagagacacCGGGCTGGTATGACTCACAGCTTCCTCTACAAGCCTCTCCAAACAATTTCAACCCCAGCAGGGGATGTGAATACATCCGTAGTCTGGCAGTGGTAGAGGAATTTAGACTCATTACAAGCCCAAGTTTATATTCAGTCCGTTGAAAGCTTTCTGAATTATTCATGGTGTGTCCCTAATGTAGTCGTGCAGCAAACTGTAAGACTATTTTGGTGCAAATACAACTCAGCAAACCTCACTTACTGTGCAAACTGCACTTAGTGAACATTGTGATACATTAGTGTTATACAGCCCctccttgtttttttattagcgCTGCTTtaatcttgttgtttttttttttctatggcACTTGACCATGCATTACAAATATAGATTTAtattaacatttagatttggtGCAGGTGCTCTAAATCAAAGCAAGTGCATGACAATGCACTTTACACAACCTGCGTATTTTGCATAACAAAGGCAAATACCCAGAAATTACAAACACCTTAAGCTACCGCCCACATATTATGATCTAAGAAATTGCAGCCTTTGTGATAGAGTATGTTATACAGTGTTGAGGAAAAGCTATTAGTCCAATGATTAGATTCTGCAAGCTGGCTTGTTAGAGTAGCTTTCTATTTCCACTTCTTCCTCCTAGGACATCAGCCATTTGACAATGAATCCTTTTCCCTCAGACTCCGGATAAAGGCTAAAGCGTACTTGGAAGGTCCAGCTGCACAAGCATGTTAGTGCACGATGCCGTATATCCTTGAGCTGATGCTACTACAGCAGATTCATATCACACAGAATATGAAAAGGTTAAGAAACCAAGTGCAGCTTGGATAGAGGGACTGCATCAACGACTGATGGAACcgggagcttttttttttctaccttgACGTTTACAACTACCATGTGTGACAGTAAATTCTTAAGTGCAGACACAATGCAAAATCAGTGCGTGTAGCTTTAGTTTAAACAACACCAGACAATGATGTAACATTAATAGAACAAGTGCAGATTAGATGATGCATATTTAAATATCACTATACGCTTTCTCCAGttcaaataaaaaccaaacgGGGAAGCGCTTCCTACCTGGGGGGAGCCCAGTCATGCCGTGTACAGTCCAACAAGGTGCCCACGTATGTCTTGTTTCTCCAAGTAACATTAACCACCAGCATGCCTGTGGGATAAGAAAACAGAGGCCATTATTTTGTGTCAACTATGACAATAATGCAAATTACACAGAACAAAATATGAGTATGTTTTACAGGGagattaatatattatatactgccTGTACTATGTGAGCAAAAAGTGCATCGTTGCTGCTACATCAATGTGTCTTTGCTGAAGGGTGTCGCATGCAAGACAGTTATACAAGTCAAAGAAGCTTTTTTAATCTTCACACGGTAAAGCTGTAGGGCCAAGACTGACTGATATCTTCAAATTGACTCGAACAGACTTGACTGCAGTCAGTGTTGTAGAACCTGTATGAGATACTGGCGGAAGGTCTCACTAAGTATGATCACACGGGGGTTATCGGGGAATACTCGCTGAACAGCCTTTTTCATTTGAATAAGCCATCTCACAGCGCAGAAGATTTCCCTGAAGGAGATTCATTTGGAGGCAACTCCTTTTTTTCTATCTCACTTTGCAGCCCAGAAATGTACTACTTTGGGGAGAATATGGATCTACTACTACAGcttcttaaaaacaaacaagctcATGGGTTAAACCAATTCAACATGAATGGTTCAGTTTGACAGACTGTAACTGAGCGTACAAGAGAAGCTCCTTGACTTCTCTGGTATTGCTGCAATCTGTCACACTTAGACGCGTCTGCGTTGCCATTTGGCTCGTGTGAATTTGGTACCACTCGGCATGAGCTACACAATCCGACCTGCAGTGCGATACCTGACCTCCCAATTAAAATCTAAAATTTGTTCCAGACGATCACATGACTATGTAGGGTTCTCCTTAAGAAACCAAATACTGTTCGTCTGGCAACAGCTTGTCATTagaatgtatgcatgtatgtatgtatgtatgcatatttGTACAAGATCACTATACTAAAACccttttttctgtttaacacattttattgatttttgcCAATAAAAAGACAATTCTGAACAACAAGCAGTTCAAATCTTGGCCATACAAAAGTGCAGTACAAGTGGTATAGAACAGCAATATAGCAATAATCAAATCTAAAACCctttttaacacatttaacTGCAGTAAACTCATGTTAGTGCAAAAATCATAGCACGGAGTGGACAGCATGGTAGAGGCAGACAAATAATAATTTGCAATTCATGCACGTAGATTCAAAAGTAAATCATCAACCAAACAGCTTCAGAGGATTAGGAGCAACGACCGTGCACAAAAACATTCTGAATTTATTGCCCCCACCATCCCCCTCACTCCCTGGTGGTGACCTCAGCTTGCCACTTCAGCACTGCAGAGAAACTGGAGGCTGCAGTGAGCCAACTTATCTAATGGCACAGGAATGCTGGCGGGCAGCTTCCGTCCCTCCGAACATTTTATTAGCTTAGGAAACTGCTCTTGCTCACCCTGTTTTCCCTCTCTCCGTCACCCTCACACTCGTTTCCTCTTTTCAATGGTATAACCATCCCCAGCTTACAATATTTTTCCCTCCCACACACAAGTCACAGCTCAGACCTCATTTTTCTCTTGCTGCCTCCGACATAAAGCAGCGAGTGTATAAagcatttatatatgtttacaGGAACCTGCTGACACTTGGCCACAAGTCTCTTCCTTCACTCTATGGCCTGAAAACATGAGTACTCGGTCAAGGCTAGAGTCAACTGCAAATGTCGTTGAGGAGAGGTTCTCGAGTTCAGAGTTCTGTCACATTAAAAGAACACAGACCTTTTCTTAAACGCCTTCAACAGCCCGCCCCCTTTAGCTCTCCAAACACAAAATGGCTCTGGCAGCTGGTTGTGGCAGGACGTAAATCAAGGCAGGGCAAATGAATGAGTCGTCTTTCATGATGTGCAGGGGTCTTCCCTGCTTTCTCTTGCGAGGGGGTTTAGAAATTATACCGTGAGTTGTTAAAAGTCTTAATGATTTTAAATTAGACTCCTCGCTTTCAGTAGCTGTGACAACAAATAGGCATGGATGGAATTTTAGTGTTTATGGTACCAGTACTAATCACAGTTTCTTAAAGAAATActtcaacattttgagaaatagcCTTATTTGCTTTTCAGCTGAGAATATTTACCTCGTCATACCATTTGGCTGTTTGATACAGATCACTGTCCTGTTGGAACATAAATCTTTGTATCGGGTTTTCCTTAGGAAGTTCCCTGTATTTCCCCTCAACTACAACTCTCACGTGTCTGCTGGTGAAAAGCAGCCCCCCACTGCTGGGTTGCAAACATTTTGCTTCGTAAAATGTGAACGTGATGAGAACATGTGCAGTGATTAAATGGCCATAAATCTTATTTAGCATTTACACTCCAAATAAGCTGTTGAATGAATGGCCAGAAATAATTTGTGTTATCAGTGGCAAAAGGTGAGTAAACACCTTAAATCATTAAGCACCgtataaaatgtagcctaactaCTACTGTATATTTGGATAAACCATGCTGGAAATGTACCAGCACATGGATAGGGCAGCAATGGAAATACACATCCATCATCACTgacaaataggctacagaaaacATTATAGGCCAATAGCTCCATTTTCACTTCATTAATTTCTTTACTTCTTTATTCGTTGACATGCCTTTTTCTAGACTCTATgcacatgtttttttgtgtggtgtCCTGCTGGCCCCCCTCCCATGTTGAAACCAAAGAGCTCTATAATCCAGTCAGAGTGGTTCTTGGCTTCTGGGTCACCTCAGATCTCTGCCTCTGCAATACTTTCTGTGAATGCTAATAAAGTAGTCCCTTCAACGTTATGTGGGACATGTCAAGGATATTCAAAGGAATGGGTATGCTTCTTAACTCAAACGGGAATGGcgctaaaaaacaaacaagaaatagTTTCTGACTCAAAATGTCGCAGCACTTCGTgtttaattaatttgttttaGGAAGGCAAGCTAAATGCATGCTGTTCAAGGCTTTCAGAGTTTATATGCTGTATAGTTtacagaaactggaaacgacgaACCAAGTTATCATATCATATTCCTCATCTCTGGCTTAAGGGAAAGGGGTTTTCACTTGCTGGCATTACATTTCCAAACCACAcagtttcatttttaaaaagtgtgaaaaaaaaaacctggattATTGGCAGAAAACTATTTTTACATCATTGTTGCAATACTGTCAATTCTACTTGACTCTTCATATGGTACTGATTATTTACTGGAGATAATTCTTTCTGAGCAAAGTGAAGTCCAACAATCAGTTCTACCCTCCTACGTACAAAAGTAGACATATTTTCTTATCAAAATTGTAGCTTGTTCGTCATAAAGCAACTTCAGAATCATTGTGACGATACTGACTTATTAAACAATGAACTGATATGTTGATTGCACATCCATTAGGCTGCTTCTATGCGGAATCTACTTTAGACTCACACTGTGGTATTTCACATAATTTACAACACATTGTTTTCACTGGACTACTTAATAAAGTCCCTTGACttggggggggtgtgtgtgtgtgttaattcaTGGAATGTCTTGGCAATATCAAAGAACTATGCTCAAGGGTATGCAAAAAAGATTAAGTTTCAATGCTGAAAGCCATTTAAATTTATCCGCACACTTTCATCATTGGAATCATTTTCAAGCTGTCGGGGCAAAGATGTCAACGCCTTGTCTAAACATGGAAAGCCCTTGACAAAACAACTCAAACAAATTTCGCTGTGGCAGAAAGCAAATTACACAAGAAACTGAGAAGACTTTCCATGCATGATTatttgtttacacacacacaaggaagttgcatttcagtgtttgtgtgagcCACGATCTCCCTCTTTACTCATTACATTTGTTTCTGGGGAAGAAACGGACGGATTTAGAGCAATCCCAGTTCCCCCTCAACCACCCCCTTTGTGTCAGCCTTATTAGGGTCACTCATGACAGCTGAGTGAAGCCCACGTTACTGAGAGGATTTGGCCTGTAATTTTACCAGTCATTTCCTTTCAATGCTGTCGAACAACAAATGGCAGACCGCCTTATGCACCAAACTCCACCGCGCACTCGTATAGAATTACTTGAACAAGAGGGGACAAATTAAGTCAGGAGTAGGTTTGTCTGCTGCATGGGTGACtactacccccccccccttaacaCATTTCATTAGGTTGCAGCGGGGCCAGAATATCAGGTCCTCTGCTGCTGGTGAGGGCCAGGAGTTCATTGGCTGACCTCTGCTCTGCTTCAACTCAACAGGAATTCAGTGGGGTTAATGGCATTTTCACTGACTGACCTTGTCAAAATGCCTTTGTTATCTTTGAAAATGGAAGATCACTTCTGTGTAATGCCTGGGTTTGACGGTTCTCGCAAATATCACAGTAACGGTTTCTATGTGTCTTGTAAATGTGTCTGATTAAAACAAGGCAAGTCATGATtaaagaaaatactcaattgCCAGCACTTGCAATTAACACCTCTTGTACACCTTCAGACACTTAAGTATTATTGACAGGTGTTACTTTGTATGCTGCTAGAAAACGGCTCTTTTCATATCCCCATTTTATCTGCACTAAAGCACCACTCATATCAAGGTTGTATGTAGACGAGAAAGTGAGAACAATGAGAAAAGTAGTGTCAGCATTCATTACGGAGAGAAGACAAAAGATAGCCGGGTGCTGCCATGAGCAATAACTATAACATTGATAAATGAAGCGTTTGAGCATTCAACTGTCTGAGCATGTTCCCAACAGTCCATTTTAAGAGTGTTTCTGCACTCGTGGTGCCTAAAATGAAGCCAAGCTTGTCCGGTTATGTCAGTGTCAGAATACAAAGTCCTAAACCTGACCTTATCCTAAATCCTGGGCAGACAGGAATTTAGGACAAAATGCTACGAGTCACTTTCAGCAATGGAGATGCTGGTGATATAGCGAAATGTAGTGCTTGTAGTATTTTAGTATTATGTTCATTTGCAAGTGAAAGTCACACTGTAGAGATAGAATGATTTGTCCATTAGCTAATTAGTTGATCGACACAAGATTAATCAGCAACTACTTTGATTTAAAATTCTGCCAGTTCCGGTTTCTCAAAtggattttctgttttgtctcaTTTGATATTTAACTAAATATATTGGGGGTTTTCGACTGTTGGTTGTACAAAACAAATGGTTTTACACCAGCAGTTGGTTTCAGTTGAACATTA
Encoded here:
- the znf609b gene encoding LOW QUALITY PROTEIN: zinc finger protein 609b (The sequence of the model RefSeq protein was modified relative to this genomic sequence to represent the inferred CDS: deleted 1 base in 1 codon), translated to MSLSGGTAGGKGVDSNAVDTYDSGDEWDIGVGNLIIDLDADLEKDKLEMSGTKDGMAAPPSAVAALPDNIRFVSPVSGSQGKESKSKYKRSKNSKDNSSKASAGDGGKKEATGRTQAEPTGTAASAGAAGNNSTSGKNVEKGGKASRGVLSGKKEKEGASGKGKKDKADGAPVVAIAAAEKDVVSQAQVALGNSRNASFENTQSTDLAEANQMGNIALEPVGIVPALTAKTEPEEVENGSSECKTLKKVKNEKMESPVSTPAPPLHLLATVGNSEISSPCEQIMVRTRSVAVNTSDVALATEPECLGPCEPGTSVNLEGIVWQETEDGMLVVNVTWRNKTYVGTLLDCTRHDWAPPRFCESPTSDLEMRNGRGRGKRMRPNSNTPITENSNSSDNKGTNNNKTRAASNSKGRRGSQTPSERRTPPNNTTEDIKASPSSAGKRKTKPASDMEPNSSSEDTKGNKRMRTNSNSGGVGPTGLPIPSIKTEPLPPPLDRSCPSPVLIDCPHPNCNKKYKHINGLKYHQARAHNDDDIKLEIDGESEYGEDSTLHPEPGNCNGASISQKGCLSPARSVTPKGRNFDAQSPSPSPGKFGSKQSKKKIAEADPEVGGTPTDGCEDGPCLTDEASNDGIDDKRGSDKSKKAGTKADKMPQKNMKSPRSVGPGSTASQQMYPFPPGNPNCSPGLTPMIQGIPKSPQMKGGTQPKPPVIGDSASSSSKDKKKKDKKKKDGGKEADSPKPPGKGGKQEDGKLSYSEPSDQGNKGEGLLNGSSDPHQSRLASIKAEADKIYSFSDNAPSPSIGVASRIDGSGMPQPLTPLHVVNQNGADNSSVKTNSPAYSDISDAGEDGEGKIEGVKVRTEDQGIRESVKKALFPNPTPNKDSPYYPGYETYYSPNYVNPSPGGPNPGTPVAEGQVKIKREEDQDQVEEKVKVEVHEDRKPDIIAPGQQQQQQQQQQQQQQQQQQQQQQQQQQQQQQQQQQQQQQQQQQQQQQQQQQQQQQQQQQQQQPSVIQQRSNMYMQPLYYNQYAYVPPYAYHPDQAYHNHLMNTNPAYRQQYEERQRQMAEQHRAEKKSDIALKEREASMKEEWKQKSPMPPSLSKAPSQSDLGKTPQPPSKSRDSPSEPSSKSLGSLKGEDPKSQQAEGLKMKLTEGGHHGKEDSKQALESRGQAGMEQAMWYRQQYPESQKPQAEDEHQQQPPRWKDERDRERERDRKLKDDRPRPKDSQSGPKEDGKDGSDPRITSEDHRAMSKDSRSNPHMQFSSPLAQHQGYMPYMHGYPYGQGYDPNHPGYRGMPAVMMPNYPGSYLPGGYPFSPYGNKMAGAEEGGDKSRASPTVTKTAADSKALDILHQHASQYKSKSPTVGDKPPHEREREQDRGAGGDRDRERERERERDMDRPRSSPSQRIMPSHHHLGYPLLSGQYDLSYATGKPDRHTSTLQRFM